A genomic window from Vagococcus sp. CY52-2 includes:
- a CDS encoding YlbG family protein yields the protein MLTNELELMPRRGLIVWVYSLKQLRNLKRFGYVYYVSKKMKYVVLYVDEESVEETIEKLNKQFFVRSVDKSFRPDINMNFTNRLGNQDCHDEPLDFEEQKTEIRLAEFDD from the coding sequence ATGTTAACAAATGAATTGGAATTAATGCCAAGACGTGGTTTAATCGTTTGGGTGTATAGTTTAAAACAATTAAGAAATCTAAAACGATTTGGCTATGTTTATTATGTATCAAAAAAAATGAAATATGTGGTTTTATATGTAGATGAAGAGTCTGTTGAAGAAACAATTGAAAAATTAAATAAACAGTTTTTTGTTAGAAGTGTAGACAAGTCTTTTAGACCAGATATTAATATGAATTTTACTAATAGATTAGGAAATCAAGATTGTCATGATGAACCGTTAGATTTTGAAGAGCAAAAAACAGAAATTCGCTTAGCAGAATTTGATGATTAA
- a CDS encoding YlbF family regulator, with protein sequence MIYNDELFDLEDKVNQLAKDVLNSQTVIDYLHAYQAIDKSSEVSDLVSDFLTKKEAFEKIEPYGKYAPDFKETRRALRKSKRALDTNELVATFKISETTVQNVLDYISLDIAQTISDTIKVDAGNPFFEFAKKGCGGTCHVNK encoded by the coding sequence ATGATTTATAATGATGAATTATTTGATTTAGAAGATAAAGTTAATCAGTTAGCTAAAGATGTATTAAATAGTCAAACTGTGATAGATTATCTCCATGCCTATCAAGCGATTGATAAAAGTAGCGAGGTATCTGATTTAGTGTCAGATTTTTTAACTAAAAAAGAAGCGTTTGAAAAAATAGAACCTTATGGGAAGTATGCCCCTGATTTTAAGGAAACAAGACGTGCACTAAGAAAATCCAAACGGGCACTAGATACGAATGAATTAGTTGCAACGTTTAAAATAAGTGAAACAACTGTTCAAAATGTGTTAGACTATATTAGTCTAGATATTGCTCAAACCATATCTGATACGATAAAAGTTGATGCAGGAAATCCCTTTTTTGAATTTGCTAAAAAAGGATGTGGAGGGACATGTCATGTTAACAAATGA
- a CDS encoding CAP-associated domain-containing protein: MRRIGEFILVFLIVLAFFYMKPVVLSQRSPNSVEELVVNEVKPQTKSNQQNELNATGLATIIGLSEKQLKEKMPNPKNEWVVGIDKKWLVYGDKNTDYYQVELTDDKVSSVFVLGTKVDVSPFSMDMTLGDISEITTIYPNFEFDYRDKKYEIELTEDDMNYRPLIAFDNGTFALLHFNYDTGKLLGVRYVSKSTLVEMIPYQLNEEVFLQPVELTDEQWNQFNQANTEQMFTILNIMRERVNRKPYKLDAELALESKKALEEFNADPKLVIKKEERLDQWQEKVDSSNPSDSFILVDEELERLLKLGKPIDKGTHGLFVQSMGDVPFIVSNWFVNRFDQQEINDAKDEYIGIAFNKNQVLVLFNQKAVNTSLTTESSDKK, from the coding sequence ATGCGACGTATAGGAGAATTTATTTTAGTGTTTTTAATAGTGCTGGCATTTTTTTATATGAAACCAGTCGTCTTGTCACAAAGATCTCCAAATTCAGTAGAGGAATTGGTTGTTAATGAGGTAAAACCTCAAACAAAATCTAATCAACAAAATGAACTAAATGCTACGGGATTAGCAACAATTATCGGGTTATCAGAAAAGCAACTAAAAGAAAAAATGCCTAATCCTAAAAATGAATGGGTTGTGGGTATTGATAAAAAATGGTTGGTTTATGGAGATAAGAACACCGATTATTATCAAGTTGAGTTGACAGATGATAAAGTATCAAGTGTGTTTGTTTTAGGGACAAAAGTTGACGTTTCTCCTTTTAGTATGGATATGACATTAGGTGATATATCAGAAATCACAACAATTTATCCTAATTTCGAGTTTGACTATCGTGATAAAAAATATGAAATAGAGCTCACAGAAGACGATATGAATTATCGACCACTCATAGCTTTTGATAACGGGACGTTTGCTTTATTACATTTTAATTATGATACAGGAAAACTATTAGGAGTTCGCTATGTTAGTAAGAGCACTTTGGTGGAAATGATTCCCTATCAATTAAACGAAGAAGTCTTTCTTCAACCAGTTGAGTTAACAGATGAGCAGTGGAATCAATTTAATCAAGCAAATACAGAACAAATGTTTACGATTTTAAATATTATGCGTGAAAGGGTCAATCGTAAACCTTATAAGTTAGATGCTGAATTAGCTTTAGAAAGCAAAAAAGCTCTAGAAGAGTTTAATGCAGATCCCAAACTAGTTATAAAAAAAGAAGAAAGATTAGACCAATGGCAAGAAAAAGTGGATTCAAGTAATCCCAGTGATAGTTTTATTTTAGTTGATGAAGAGTTAGAACGTCTATTAAAACTAGGAAAGCCTATTGACAAAGGAACACATGGTTTATTCGTCCAAAGTATGGGTGATGTGCCATTTATTGTGTCAAACTGGTTTGTTAATCGATTTGACCAACAAGAAATTAATGATGCGAAGGATGAGTATATAGGAATTGCCTTTAATAAAAATCAAGTATTGGTCTTATTTAATCAAAAGGCAGTAAATACTTCACTAACCACTGAAAGTAGTGATAAAAAATGA
- the rsmD gene encoding 16S rRNA (guanine(966)-N(2))-methyltransferase RsmD, translating into MRVIAGEFKGRKLQSLKGDNTRPTSDKIKGSIFNMIGPYFDGGVCLDLYSGSGNLAVESVSRGMDKAYCFDIFFPAVKVIEENVAMTKQPDSFIVKKLDASKALHFLSKQGVLCDYVFLDPPYAKEELEKNMMDLQSLNLLKKQAKIICEMDKHVILPDIIGQLVLQREQQYGVTKVRIYQLKEGKDD; encoded by the coding sequence ATGCGAGTGATTGCAGGTGAATTTAAGGGAAGAAAATTACAATCATTAAAAGGGGATAATACTAGGCCCACATCTGATAAAATAAAAGGATCAATTTTCAACATGATTGGACCTTATTTTGATGGTGGTGTGTGTTTGGATTTATATAGTGGCAGTGGTAACCTAGCAGTAGAAAGTGTTTCACGCGGTATGGACAAAGCGTATTGTTTTGATATTTTTTTCCCCGCTGTAAAAGTTATAGAAGAGAACGTAGCAATGACAAAACAACCAGATTCTTTTATTGTAAAAAAATTAGATGCATCTAAAGCACTTCATTTTTTATCTAAACAAGGCGTGCTGTGTGACTATGTATTTTTAGATCCACCTTATGCTAAAGAAGAGTTAGAAAAAAATATGATGGATTTACAATCATTAAATTTATTAAAAAAACAGGCAAAAATCATTTGTGAGATGGATAAACATGTTATATTACCAGATATAATTGGTCAATTAGTCTTACAACGAGAACAGCAATATGGTGTGACAAAAGTCAGAATTTATCAGTTGAAGGAGGGAAAAGATGATTAA
- a CDS encoding pyruvate carboxylase encodes MKKVLVANRGEIAIRVFRACTELNLKTVAVYATEDDRSIHRFKADEAYLVGKGKKPIDAYLDIEDIIRIAKKCGADAIHPGYGFLSENIHFARRCDEEGIKFIGPSLHHLDIFGDKIKAKLAAQEAGISSIPGTDGPVSGVDDVVAFGEEFGYPIMIKAALGGGGRGMRVAHNNEEARDGYERAKSEAKAAFGSDEIYVEKYIVNPKHIEVQILGDEHGNVIHLFERDCSVQRRHQKVVEVAPCVSMSDEKREEICQSAVKLMSHVGYINAGTVEFLVDKDSFYFIEVNPRVQVEHTITELITDVDIVTSQLQIAMGKDLHKEIGLPEQKDIHIHGYAIQCRITTEDPLNNFLPDIGKIDTYRSPGGYGIRLDVGNAFAGAMVTPFFDSLLVKVCTHGITFEQTVQKMLRALKEFRIRGVKTNIPFLYNVLSHEVFTSGEATTTFIDTTDELFNFPKMRDRGNKTMKYIGEVTVNGFPGIGKHEKKYHSSPRIPEIITTTDKRIETPKMILDAKGPDAVVDWVKNQSSVLVTDTTFRDAHQSLLATRVRTNDLKRIAKETGELIPELFSLEMWGGATFDVAYRFLNEDPWVRLKKLRKLMPNTLFQMLFRGSNAVGYQNYPDNVIEEFITVAAREGIDVFRIFDSLNWLPQMEKSIQYVRDADKIAEATICYTGDVLDPRRPKYNMAYYKQMARDLENMGAHIIAIKDMAGLLQPQAAYHLISELKATVDVPIHLHTHDTAGNGIITYSAAAKAGVDIVDVAMSAMSGSTSQPSMSSLYYALENGDRDLDINIESVQKINHYWEDVRAFYAPFGNGINAPQTEVYQHEMPGGQYSNLQQQAKAVGLGDRWEDIKKMYERVNYLFGDIVKVTPSSKVVGDMALFMVQNNLTEEDVEERGSELNFPESVISFFQGDLGQPTGGFPKKLKETILNGRPSIEVRPGSLAEPVDFDKVKTELATKIDREPTDKEVISYIMYPQVFLDYMTMYNTYGDVELLDTPTFFQGMRVGETVEVRIEKGKTLIITLDEIGEPNLEGNRVLFFNLNGQRREIVIKDSNIKSTVMAKEKAEPTNGAHVAATMPGSVLKVLVTPGDSLQKGDPIMITEAMKMETTIYAKRNGIVKRVLVSDEEAIQAGDLLVELTI; translated from the coding sequence ATGAAGAAAGTATTAGTAGCTAACCGCGGGGAAATAGCTATCAGAGTTTTTCGAGCGTGTACTGAGTTAAATTTAAAAACAGTAGCAGTATATGCAACTGAAGATGATCGTTCGATTCATCGTTTTAAAGCAGATGAGGCTTACTTAGTTGGAAAAGGAAAAAAACCAATTGATGCTTATTTAGATATAGAAGATATCATTCGTATCGCAAAAAAATGTGGAGCAGACGCCATCCATCCGGGATATGGCTTTCTATCTGAAAATATTCATTTTGCTAGACGTTGTGACGAAGAAGGAATCAAATTTATTGGACCAAGTTTACATCACTTAGATATTTTTGGAGATAAAATTAAAGCAAAATTAGCAGCTCAAGAAGCAGGGATTTCTTCTATTCCAGGAACAGATGGCCCTGTCAGCGGAGTGGATGATGTTGTCGCATTTGGGGAAGAATTCGGATACCCAATTATGATTAAAGCCGCTTTAGGTGGAGGTGGACGTGGTATGCGTGTGGCTCATAATAATGAAGAGGCACGCGATGGGTATGAACGGGCTAAAAGTGAAGCTAAAGCTGCATTTGGTAGTGATGAAATTTATGTTGAAAAATACATTGTGAATCCAAAACATATTGAAGTACAGATTTTAGGGGATGAACATGGCAATGTTATCCATCTTTTTGAACGTGACTGCTCTGTTCAACGACGTCATCAAAAAGTAGTTGAAGTTGCACCTTGTGTGTCTATGTCGGATGAAAAACGTGAAGAAATTTGTCAATCAGCAGTAAAATTAATGTCACACGTTGGTTATATTAATGCTGGGACAGTAGAATTTTTAGTTGATAAAGATAGCTTCTATTTTATTGAAGTGAACCCACGTGTCCAAGTAGAACATACGATAACAGAATTAATTACTGATGTTGATATTGTGACTAGTCAATTACAAATTGCGATGGGAAAAGATTTACATAAAGAAATTGGATTACCAGAGCAAAAAGATATTCATATTCACGGATATGCGATTCAATGTCGAATTACAACAGAAGACCCATTGAATAACTTTTTACCTGATATTGGTAAAATTGATACATACCGTTCCCCAGGTGGTTATGGTATTCGTTTAGACGTAGGGAATGCTTTTGCAGGAGCAATGGTAACGCCATTTTTTGATTCATTATTAGTTAAAGTCTGTACACATGGTATTACATTTGAGCAAACTGTCCAAAAAATGTTACGTGCACTAAAAGAATTTAGAATTCGTGGTGTTAAAACCAATATTCCGTTTCTTTATAATGTACTATCTCACGAAGTTTTTACGAGCGGAGAAGCAACGACAACGTTTATTGATACAACAGACGAATTATTTAATTTCCCTAAAATGCGTGACCGTGGAAATAAAACAATGAAATATATTGGAGAAGTCACAGTCAATGGTTTCCCTGGAATTGGAAAACATGAGAAAAAATACCATTCTTCTCCTAGAATTCCTGAAATTATTACAACAACAGATAAACGAATTGAAACACCAAAAATGATTTTAGATGCCAAAGGACCTGATGCTGTCGTCGATTGGGTAAAAAATCAGTCGTCTGTTTTAGTGACAGACACCACTTTTAGAGATGCTCATCAGAGTTTACTTGCAACACGTGTCAGAACAAATGATTTAAAACGAATTGCAAAAGAAACAGGTGAACTTATACCAGAATTATTTTCACTTGAAATGTGGGGTGGGGCAACGTTTGACGTAGCGTATCGCTTCTTAAATGAAGACCCTTGGGTGAGATTGAAGAAATTACGTAAGTTAATGCCAAATACTTTGTTCCAAATGTTATTTAGAGGATCAAATGCTGTGGGTTATCAAAATTATCCAGACAATGTGATTGAAGAATTTATTACGGTTGCAGCTAGAGAAGGCATTGATGTATTCCGTATCTTTGATAGTCTAAACTGGTTGCCACAGATGGAAAAAAGTATTCAGTATGTAAGAGATGCCGATAAAATTGCTGAAGCGACTATTTGTTATACTGGAGATGTATTAGATCCTCGTCGTCCAAAATACAATATGGCTTATTACAAACAAATGGCACGTGATTTAGAAAATATGGGAGCTCATATTATTGCGATTAAAGACATGGCTGGTTTATTACAACCGCAAGCGGCGTATCATTTGATTTCTGAATTAAAAGCAACCGTTGATGTGCCAATTCATTTACATACACATGATACAGCAGGTAATGGAATCATTACTTATTCTGCAGCCGCTAAAGCAGGCGTTGATATTGTTGATGTGGCGATGAGTGCTATGAGTGGTTCAACAAGTCAACCAAGTATGAGTAGTTTATATTATGCGTTAGAAAATGGTGACCGTGATTTAGATATTAATATTGAATCTGTTCAAAAAATTAATCACTACTGGGAAGATGTGCGAGCTTTCTATGCCCCATTTGGCAATGGTATTAATGCGCCTCAAACAGAAGTTTACCAACATGAAATGCCAGGTGGACAATATTCTAACTTACAACAACAAGCCAAAGCAGTTGGGCTTGGTGATCGTTGGGAAGACATCAAAAAAATGTATGAACGTGTGAACTATTTATTTGGCGATATTGTTAAAGTAACCCCATCTTCAAAAGTAGTGGGAGATATGGCACTATTTATGGTTCAAAATAATTTGACTGAAGAAGATGTGGAAGAAAGAGGTAGTGAGTTAAACTTCCCAGAGTCAGTGATTAGTTTCTTCCAAGGTGATTTGGGTCAACCAACTGGCGGTTTCCCTAAAAAGTTAAAAGAAACCATTTTAAATGGTCGTCCGTCAATCGAAGTTCGTCCTGGTAGTTTAGCAGAACCCGTTGATTTTGATAAAGTAAAAACAGAATTAGCAACTAAAATTGACCGTGAACCGACAGATAAAGAAGTAATCAGCTATATCATGTACCCACAAGTATTTCTAGATTATATGACAATGTATAATACTTATGGTGATGTGGAATTACTTGATACACCAACTTTCTTCCAAGGAATGCGTGTGGGAGAAACAGTTGAAGTGCGTATTGAAAAAGGAAAAACATTGATTATCACATTAGATGAAATCGGTGAGCCTAACCTTGAAGGAAATCGCGTCTTATTCTTTAATTTAAATGGTCAACGCCGTGAAATTGTGATTAAAGATAGTAATATCAAATCAACTGTTATGGCAAAAGAAAAGGCTGAGCCAACAAATGGTGCACACGTTGCCGCAACAATGCCAGGTTCTGTCTTAAAGGTATTAGTAACACCAGGAGATTCTTTGCAAAAAGGTGATCCTATTATGATTACTGAAGCTATGAAGATGGAAACAACTATTTATGCAAAACGCAATGGGATTGTAAAACGTGTCCTGGTGTCAGATGAGGAAGCCATTCAAGCAGGTGATTTATTAGTTGAATTAACGATTTAA